The region CAAACTGTTGAGATAAGATATTTAGAAGGATCAAAACCAGAACTGCTTTTTATAAAGCTTCTTCTTGCTCATTCCCCTTCTCTTCAGAAGTTTAACCTTAGACCAAGTGAAGCTTCTGATGTTCAAAAAAGACTTGACATTGCAGTGGATATTATGCAGTTTCCTCAACCCTCAACAAAAGCAAAAATGTTCTACTTGAATCCCAATCTGTAATTCTGTAATGAGGAATGTTCAGCTATATTGCAATGTAGCTTTATACTTACATCCTTatctttcttttgtttttattCCCCTTGGCGATTTTGATAAATGCTAAGTATGAATTCTGTTGCTTTATACTTTGGATCACTATATTACTCCTTTAGGCAACATGCTGATTTCAGCATTGCAAATGGCAATGGCCTTTGTTGTTTGCACGTCTACCTTGCATGTAGTTTAAAGTGGTATTGATTTGCGGATGATAGGAATAGAATTAAtgttatgtttattttttatgatattttaaagTAGGTACACTTGCATTTGTTGAATGTGAAATCTTGTATTGTGTTTCTAGAATTTATTGGCAAAAACGAAAACCTATTTCACTTCTTTATAGTTTatagaaaaatgatttttttttttttaaagagttGTAACTTActtttaaaaatcacatttagagaTGACAAAAAGTGACATAATCCGTAAATTCAACTTGAACCCAATCCAAATTTAGCATGTTGTGTTTAGATCTTTAACACGTTTACATAATTACATAACTATCATCCACGCAAATAATTGAAAGTTGAAACTACAGAAACCATCcactttttaaaataataataataataataataataataataataataataataataataataataaatgaagcTATGACTTTTATAAAGTACATGGACCTTTACGCAAATTTGTCTATATTTAATGGGattttctaacattttttttagaaaacgGAAAATATCATTGAAAAGATATTCGCGATTAGTAAGTAACTATCGAGGGGAAAAAGAGAGTAACAAAATACAGAGCACAAAAAGTATCAGATACAAAATAGAGATGATGACCATTCATGACTCATCCCATGAATAGGGTCCACCATTACGTCTACATTTAACCCACAAAAATAATGTTGATTTGATTCGCTCTTCACCATACGATGGCTTAAAAAACACCTGTCTAACGATGGCTTAAAATCTAAACATCCGGTCATTATGATAATTTCATAGATGCCAGAAAAGACCATAACATATGGAGTGAAACCGGTCTTTTATCTTCGGACTTCTCCCCCAGTTTGAAGCAAAACCAAGTACTTCTCACAACTTTGGCAAACGGACCTTTTACCAAAATGAGATCAGCATCCTCTTCTTCATTGATACATGCGCCACAAGTGATAGTTTGGGTAATCATACCTCTAGCTCTAAGACCCACCATCGAAGCTATCTTGTTTTGAATTGCACACCATATGAAACAATTGACTTTGAGGATCTTCTGACATGTGCTCTAAAAGGACACTTAAAAACTATTAATTATGggaaatattaccataattaaatatgaaatgcattaattatgaagaatattttctataattaatgaatttcacttttaattataGTAATATTCCTTATAATTAATAGTTCAATTAATGCTTTTTATGTATGCGATTAGGGCAtgctagaaaatctcatatttaatTTAGGGAGTGGTTTAATCTAGAAATCGATATGCGGTAAATTATAGCTCCAAAAACCTTCTCATTACATATAAAACGTGGATGATCGCTCCAATCGTCGTTTCAATTTCATCTCAGAATTTTGAGATTTTAACACGAAGATAAACTACTTGGTCGCTCTGAGTGAAGGGTATCTTCAAGTGATGAGTAAGTTTCTAATACGTAAACCtccatttattttgtaaattttgtttgaattatgttgtttatgatcTCTTTTGTTCATTCAAGTTGAATACATAAACTCTGTTTTTAGAATTTCTTTGTCAACTTTCACATTCCCGTTTAAAAACATAAATCAGTAAACCGATTTTCTGAAGATGTAGTTTGTTGGAAAGTTAACTGGATAGTGCCTAATTTTGCAAGGGAGTGGTTTTCCATATGTTATATGGTCATACAATTTCATTAGTTTGAGTTTCTATAAGTTAGGTTTTACCTGTAGAACTGATGTAACTATAAGGTATTAAGTTTGAGGATAAATAAGTAGATAAGTACTTAAGTACTTAAGGCAGAGATTTGTACATGAGACTAAACATAATACTATACATAACAAGGCTTTATCGATAACGTTTGGCATGGATGGGACAAGAACAAAAGTAGTTGTTGACCAAGTCAAATGAAACTATCTTATTAGATTTTAATCCCATCCAAAAAGGTGGAACAAAACATAGTTACAAAAATACCCCAACATTCTTTTCTCATCTCTTTGCCTTCATTAAACAACCATCCAGACACCCTCTAATGGCCTCTTGAAACTGAAACACTTTAGTTATTATCAAATTCTAACCTCCTACATACATTCGTCTTTTTATCTTATGAATTTCTACAATtgcttacatatatatatatatatatatatatatatatatatatatatatatgtctcggAGACAATCCGGTCTTTTTAATCTCATGTTATGTCCCGTCCTAGTGATAGCAAATGCTTCATAGATAATTTGACTAGTTCTATCGAGTTCAATACTGTTCAGTCTAGTCCTATGCACCAAACGCTACCTAAATGCACATAAAAAGGAATTAATTAGCAAAGACCGTCGTTTCAAAAAGAAATAGCAAAGAGTCAAAGACCTATACTACTCGATTGTGCTAATTTTATGTATTAACTCCCTCCTTGGAAGGCACCAACATAAGAACCTCTGTACTCAAATATCATACTTTTTGTGAGAAaaactaataataaaaaaatgtaatATTAGATGCCATTGAACAATCACAAAAGTGTCGAAATTTCCAATGGACCTTACTCCCGATACCAATGTGGGAAATATACTTCATTATCCACCCCTAATAGAAAAGTACTTATATTTCCATTTATTTACCAACAAAGAGCAATATGTATAACCTGACACTTGGAAAATGCTTACAAGATTACAAGTTTCATGTTGCATAATGTTATCATCAATAAAAATATGCAAGTGCATTGTTATTATCGGTAAGGGATTGTAAATGCATTTCTGTGATATCTGTATAAATATAAGTACATTGCTAATATGAACAAAAACAGAGTACATTATACAAATTTCAGGTTTTGCATTGTTATTGTATGTAACAAGATGTATTATGTTTCTATTATGGGTAAATGTAAGTAAAACTTAGTCCATGTCTCTTATTCATTCcaatttctttgaaataacttaggTATGTGACATGTGagtcacttttctttaaaaatGCTCATGACCGTTAAATCATAAGTATTGTGAACGAGACATTTTGTTTCGCACAAGCTATGCTAGTATGCTACCACACCAAAAAGCTTCATTGATAATGAAAGGATATTAAGAAGCGTATTTGACATGTCAAATTGCTCCATGATTGTTATTAGAtttctttttatatttatataacttgGTCTCTTTTGTGAATCTAATAACAGATAGAAATAAAAGGACTGTTGTCAGTTGTGGTGAGGAAGATAATCTCAGTAACTTGCCAGAACACTTGATAGACTCAATCATAGAGAGGCTCCCGATTGAAGATGTTGTAAGGACAAGCATTATATCAAAAAAATGGAGGTACAGATGGACCACAATGAGGGTGCTGGTTTTTGATAAAAATTTCTCTAATAAATTTGCAAGCAATGGAGATTTTGGTCGTAATAGGTTTATAGGTATCATAAACAAAGTCTTGTTCCTTCACAATGGTCCTATCTTGAAATTTCATCtccatatatcatatatatttcatGATAGCTTGCAAGCAATTGGTCAATGGATGTCATTCTTATCAAGAAACGGTGTCACTGAACTAGTCCTTACCTATTCAAATCAACATTATGAACTACCTTCTTATGTGTTTTCTTGTCTGGATTTGACAAAGTTGGAACTGCGAAACTGTATCTATAAGCCGCCACTTGAGTTTAACGGATTTCTCAATCTTAAAGAACTCAATTTGGAGGATGTTGATTTTGGGACTAGCTGTGGAAATAAGATCAACCTACCAAAGCTTAAGAAGTTGTTCCTTTTTAGTTGCAAAAATGTTTACAAATTTAACATTAAGGCTACAAAACTGCGGAAGTTGACTGTCATTGCTTGTCCTGATGCCTTGTTGCTCGGGTTATTGGACAGTCCATGTCTTATTTCAGTTTTCATTTCTTCACAGGATTACACACAGGATTTTGTAGGAGTTGAAAAAATGAATTTGGCCACAATGTTGAGTAACTTGCCCAGACTTCGATACATTTATACCGACAGTAATTTTATTATGGTAAACTTTTTTATTCTTAACCTTTTCTCTTCCCCAATTGTTGTTTGCATAAAGGGTTATACATTTCGTACTCTTATGTAAATAATACTAATGTTTTCTAGGTAAGTTAAATCTAACTTTCATCTCACAGTCTTTGGTTGTAGAAAAGATTCCTAAATTGCTTCCACATGCGATTAGTCGTTTAAAGCATATGTGGTTGATCCGTTTTCAAGTTGATGATTTGGATCAACTTGATGTTGCTCTTTGCTTGCTTCGAAACTCACCGAAGCTGGAAAAACTCACTGTTACACACCTTATGGTAAAGTGAAGAGTgttaaaatcatattatatataaaaCAAGATTTGGATGGTAAAGTGCTGTTGCGTTTTTATGTTGTTTCAGGAGCATCATATTGATGTGGGACCAGCTTCAAATCGTTTGGAATCCCCAAACTGCTTGGATTGTACATTAGATCAGTTGCAAGTTGTTGAGATGAGACATTTAAGAGGATCAAAACCGGAACTTCTTTTTATAAAGCTTCTTCTTGCTCATTCCCCTTCTCTCAACAAGTTTACCATCACACCAAATGGAGATCTTGATGCTAAAAAAATACATGACATTGCGAAGGATGTTATGCAATTCCCTCGAGCGTCAACAAAGGCAAAACTATTCTACTTGGATCCCTAGCCGTATTTCCCTAAGAATGTTCAACTACATTGCAATTTAGCTCTATAATTTCGTCATTATAAGTATATTTAGGTtatcttttatttctttttgttCCTCTTGTCTTGTTTGCTTTGGGATGATTTTGATAAAAATGGCAAGTAAGACAGATTATTTCTCTTTATAGTTTCTTCTTTATAATTGAGTGCGAACCTACTCATAGTTAATTTTTGCTTCTATATGGTGTGTGTTAATACTTGTAAATAGTTTTGTGCACGAAGAAGGGAACAATGATTTTTCTTTATACCTTCTTCTTTATAACTATTACTTTACCTCATTCAAAACAGAGATGTTATGTGTCTTTCCAAGTTCCTGTGTTTattattgggtgttattttgcCTTTTCGTGTACTTTGTCTTCCCTACATATTTGTGCTTTGTAtgtatatttttcattgaaatgcACAGAATACTCTTTTCTAAAGAGTTTTATGGTATTAGAGCATATCGGCCTCTTTCCTTCCTTCCATTTTCTCCCTCCTCCTCCACAGCCATGTCTACCTCCTCCACTGATAACTGTCTTCCTCACTCCCTTGCTCACTTTATACTTATAAAGCTTTGCTCCTCAAACTATTTACTCTAGAAATACCAAATGATTCCTGTTCTAACTTATCAAAATCTCATCTCTCATGTAGATGGTTCATCTATGCCCCTGTCGCAACCCTCACTGTCAATGAGAAATCCACTGAAAATCCTGCATATGTTGCTTAAATAggatatttatatattatattaattatatttaaaaaaaaacgtaGCACTTATACCTTTGAAATAAAACCGTAGATACTATATTAATATAGGATATTTATATAGATAATTTTTAAatgatatttaattataataCTTCAGTTTTCCAATTTGTAGATACCTACAAAATACCTACGCCACATTTATGCCTACAAATTTGCTACGCCTCCTAAAAACCCAATTCCCACTTTACTGATGTCCAGCACTCATTGATCAAACCTACCCCAACAAAACCCTATCTTACACGGGCGATTTCTGATCCGTCAATTTCCCGCTCCACTGCATCACATATCCGTCGGCGTTGCCCCGTTCCACCACCGTTGCTGCACCATACCACCTTCTGCGACACCCCGGGTATGTATTTCACTTTCATTTGCTCACACATTCACAAGACTTCAAATTTTCAGAAATCTAGTTGATGTATAACATGTAATGTTAATCTTAATTTTGATAAATTCTATGTTAAATAAGTTGTGTGTGTTGTATATATCTTCAATTAAGGTTGCATATCGTGTATATTGTAAATGTTGGTTTATTTTGATCAAGACTAAACAGTAAAATACTGCTGCATCAAGATATTGCAAGGAGGTTTGACCTAAAACTTCTATTTTTCTAGTTCAAAACATGTAGCTCACTTATTGTAAGATTATTTGACTTTTTATTTCTTTTGGGTGTTTTAGCTTTTAATCTGCTACGAATTTTGTGTCTCTGTGTTATTTGCACATGAGTAGTACAAGGCAGCGTGAACACTTACAGTCTTTCACCAAGTGGTGTATGGCCATATGGGTATATAATAATAAACCATAAAGTAATATACCATTAGCTTAAGTAAATAATAATAAACTATAAAGTAATATACCATTAGAGTACTTTTAGCTTAAGTAGTATTTTGACCTCTTAATATGATTTACGTATTGTTTTTCTGGTATAAACAGATGTATTATGGGGCTTAATTCCACCCACCAATTATCACATAATTCTCTCTACTAATTATTTCTAATTGTATTTTGCAATTGTTTCAGTTATgataatttatatattattttaaatgaTTCTTTTTACCCATGGTTGACTTGTCaagaaatgaaaaagaaaaagaaaaaaaaaaaaaaaaaaaaccgtcaATGGTTTAAGAGAATTTTGAACCAAGCTGAATAATACATAGAAAACAGCTCCTTTATAACATAATATGCTGTTGTGAAAAAGTTTTGCAAGCACTTATACAACTTCTATGGTTCCTAGATAGTTAGACTTCACAACTTCTACTTACAGTGCCTTTAAATACTATCATTAGCATTATACTTAAAATTAGCTTAAATCAAATGATCAAAAGTTTTGCAAGCACAATATCATTAAAGCAAACAACAAAAAAGTGTTTAAAAAATTATATGGAAACTTAGAGGCAAAcacaaaatattattttcccatttaattgttatttattagttttaaattgTTAATCGGTTAGTTTTAAATAGTTTCATTTATTGCATCAACATATTTGATTAGTGTTTCATGTATTGCTATGCTTATTTGTTTAGGTTATACTACAATGACATGTTTATTTGTTTAgtgtaaagtacattgctatgttCATTTGTTTAGGGTTTAATCAAGTAGAATGATAGATTAAATGTTGTTTACAGATAGAAATGACATCAAATAGAGAATGGATGTACACAATGAGACTCACTACGAATGGGGCTTTCAATACTGAATTTCGACATTATGTCAATTATTTTTTGGACTTTGCTTAAACGAACGCAACAAACATCCAACATAGTATTGTGGAAGGGGTGGAGGTTTTTGAAATTAGATGCCCGTGTAAGAAATGCAAAAATCGTTATTACAAGACAAGAAATTTAGTTGAATTGCATCTATGCCAAAATGGATTCATGGAAGATTATATGTTTTGGTATACACATGGGGAATTATATCCAACACAAGAAATTGGTCAATGTTCAATCTCTGAAACGGCTCAAGACAATGATGAAGGTGTGGGTGATTATCGTAGATATGAGCAGATAATTATCGAAAGCATGCATCAACATGAGGCTCCTTACTATCAACATGCTCCTTATTGTCAACAAGCACAATAAAACCCAAATCAATCAGCCCAAACTTTCTATAAAATATTGAACCAAGTTAGCGAGCCTTTATGGGACGGGTCTAAAAAAGCTTCCACACTCTCCACCACCACCAGATTGTTGAACTGGAAATCGGAGTGCAATGTATCAGACTCTTCATTTGATAGATTAATTCCTATAATCAAAGACAGTCTACCTATAGGTGAGAAGCTTCCTAACAACTTTTACGATACCAAGAAAATGTTGAAGCCATTACAACTGCCTTCACAATGGATTCATGTGTGTATAAACCATTGCATGTTATTCTATGGACATCATGCTAATTTGGATCGTTGTGCAGTATGTAATGAAAGTAGATACATGGAAAAGGGCAACAAGGTTCCTAATTTGTTCATGACTTACATGCCTGTTAGATATAGACTTCAAAGGTTGTTCTATTCGAAGAAGACGGCTCAACATTTGACTTGGCACTCAGATCATCCGATAGATCATGAAAAGATGATACATCCTAGTGAAGGTCGAGCTTGGAGTCATTTTGATGAAGTTTTTCCTGATTTTGCACAAGAGACACGTAATATCCGACTTGGGTTATGTACCGATGGGTTTAGTCCAAATAATTCAAATGGGAGTTCATATTCATGTTGGCCAGTGTTTATCACAATATACAACCTACCTCCTTGGTTGGCCTTAAAACATCAATACATATTGCTTCCTTTGATCATTCTTGAGCCGAAGAATCCTGGTCAAAATTTGGATGTTTTCTTACAACCTTTAGTGCACGAGTTAAAGATGTTGTTCATAGATGGCATTGAAACTTATGATGCTCATCGAAGGGAAAATTTCCAGATGAGAGCTATATTGATGTGGACAGTTAGTGATTTCCCTGCTTATGCAATGTTGTCCGGATGGAGCACACATGGTAAGTTAGCTTGCCCATATTGTTTGGATCAATCAGAATCATTCTGGCTTCAAAGGGGAAATAAACATTGTTGGTTTGACTGTCATAGAAAATACTTACGCAAAGGCCACACTTTCAAAAAAGATAAGATTAATTTTAAGAAAAACAAGACATCGAAGAGCGAAGTAGATATTTCGTACCCAACCGGAGAAGAAATTTGGCAGACAGTCAAACATTTTAACACTGTTTATGAAGGGACTTCGTATCATCCAAATTATATAAAGCCGGATGGTTTTGGAGTGACACATAATTGGGTAAAGAGGAGCATTTTTGGGAGCTTCCCTATTGGCGTCATTTATTGATCCGACATAACCTTGATCTGATGCATATCGAGAAGAATGTGTTTGAAAATATGTTTCATACAAGTATGGACACCCCGAAATCTAAAGATAAATTGAGTGCAAGACAAGATCTTGAGATGCTATGTGACCGGCCTCTTCTAAACCCCGTCCGGGACAAAAAAGGGAAGGCTTGGATCAAGAAAGGAGACTACACTTTAGAGAGGGTCGATGTTAAAAAAGTTTGTGCTTGgctgaaaaagttgaaatttccAGACGGATATGCATCGAATATAGGGAATTGTGTGAACATCAAAAATGGTAGTTTTTACGGTTTCAAGAGCCATGACTGTCACGTCTTTATGCAACGTTTGTTTCCACTTGCTATTAGAGGGTTTGTTCCAAATATGGTATATGAGGCCATAACAGAGTTATGCATGTTTTTTCGAGTATTATGTTCAAAAACATTGCATATGGAGGACTTGTACAACATGAAACGCAGTATTGCTCAAACCATCTGCAAGTTGGAGAAAATATTCCCTCCTAGTTTCTTTGATTCCATGGAACACCTAATCATACATTTAGCTGATGAAGCAATTCTTGGTGGTCCGGTGCAATACAGATGGATCTATCAATATGAGAGGTAATCATTTTGTTTGTAATATTAAGTATTAAACTTTTACACGTTCTTTTTAGTATTCATAACACGTTCTTGATAATTTCTAAATATAGAAAGTTGGGCATAATAAAAAGAAGAATTCGGAACAAAGCAAGGGTTGAAGGTTCAATCGTCAATGAACATCTAGTGAATGAAATCGCTACCTATTGTTCTTTATATTTTGCCCCCACGGTTGACAACATGACAACTCTTCAAGTGGAGATATATTAAGCGTATTTGCCTTTCCATCAAGAAGATTATATGAAAAGGGTGGAAAGAAAAGACCCTTGAAACATGAAGAACTTCACAAAGCACACACTTACATCCTACTAAACTGTGTAGAAGTTGCCCCTTTCATCACAAAATTTGATCGAGCAGCCCAAGCATCATATCAAAATGAACCAATTTCAGTACTTAGAGATAAATACTTTGCAGAATGGTTTAAATACAAAGTAAGTAAAACCAATTCAATCATACTTgttaagttttgtattttttttttcaagaaacaTTTTGCATATATGCTCTTTAATGTAGGTAACGGGGGACTCAACTGATGGAAGTGCTAAACATTTAGAACCTTTAGCAAATGGACCCTCGAACAATGCTCGGTCTTATAACGGCTACTTTGTAAATGGTTATAAGTTCCACACACAAGAATATGGTAAAGGACGTGCAACAAATAACTATGGACTATGCGTGAGGGGGGAGATATATAATGGCGAAGAGTCAGACTACTACGGCTTATTGGATGAGATCCTAGAGATTAACTATTATGACATTGGGCGCTCGACTGTTGTGCTATTCAAATGCACTTGGTTTGATAATATCCGTGGTGTAGTAGTTAATAAGAATAAATTGGTTGATGTTAAACCTACGTCTCATATTGAAACTAATGATCCTTTTTGTTTGGCATCACAAGCGGAACACGTATTTTATACACCATATCCTGCGGTGACAGATGAATTAAAAGATCTTTGGGCAGTTGTCAAGACAAAACCAAGAGGGGTATATGAAGTCACCAAAGCTGAAACGGAAGTTGCGCTTGATGGAAGTACTGAAGCAAATGGAGTCTTTCATCTTGATGAACGGTTTGAGTTACCGAATGAAGTAAATGTTAGTGAACGTTTGAGCCTAGCCTCAAATAGAACTAACTTTGAGCAAATATCTTCCGATGAGAGTGAGGGTTCTGAAGCGGAAAACCAAGAAGATGATACAGATGAAGATGATAGAGACGAACCATTTTATTTTGACTACTATCCAGATGAGGACGAATGTTAGGAAGTTTGTTTTATGTTATATGGTATATACACTTTAATATATTTGTTATCTtgttttacttttaatttataataTGGTATGTAGATACTAGTctatttgttattttttattatcATCTAACATATTTGACTATTTTTGTTATATAAACGAAGCATGTTGGATAAAGGCCTAGCATGTAACCTTTTTCCGGTTCGTCCTTCGCCAGGTGGTAGGTCATCGTCTTTGCCTAACCGTAGTGGCCTTCAACACATCCCTCTTACAGGTGGTTTTGTACCAGGAGCCAGGTCATCACCTTTGCCTGATCCTAGTGGCCTTCCACGCATCCCTCTTACAAGTGGTTCAGTACCAGGAGCCAGGTCATCACCTTTGCCTGATCCTAGTGGCCTTCCACGCATCCATCTCACAGGTGGTTCTGTACCAGGAGCCAAGTCATCACCTTTACCTGATCCTAGTGGCCTTCCACGCATCCCTCTTATATGTGGTTCAGTACCAGGAGTCAGGTCATCACCTTTGCCTGATCCTAAAGGCCTTCCACGCATCCATCTCACAGGTGGTTCTGTACCAGGAGCCAAGTCATCACCTTTACCTGATTCTAGTGGCCTTCCACGCATCCCTCTTATAGGTGGTTCTGTACCAGGATCCGGGTCATCACCTTTGCTTGATCCTAGTGGCCTTCCACACGGTGGTTTTGTATCGGGAGCGAGGTCATCGCTCGGCCCTAATGGCCTTCCACGCATCCCTTTGCCGGGTGGCCTTTCACGCACTTTAGTTAGGACGGCAAGGTCAGGATTCTCAGGGAGTAGTAACATGGGTGACGTAAATACCCACATGGGCTTGACTGATGCTATAGCAGATACAGGGGTGGTACAGAATATTGGGAATGGTATTGCATATGGTTATGAGATGACAGGCAACAATGAAGACCCTGCTAGTGATTTTTTCTATAATGGGCCTGAGCATGAAAATGAGCCTGAGCATGGGCATGAGCCTGAATCACCAATGGTTTAGACGCCCCATTATTCGGGTACACATGGTGGATCAAATGATGCAGATTCGAGTGGCTCTCATAGGCCACTTATCACACGAAAGGGGTACAAGTaagtctttttttaattattataaatttactATTTTTAAGGTTATAATTATCCTTATATGGTTATTTCAATATTGTAGGTGTGGGAGACAAAGTATTCATCGGGCGATCGTAAAGATATTTTGGCAGTCTATAAATGAACCTTGGATTACTTATAAAAAAATTCTAAAGGAAGTTGTCACTCAAATGTTTGAGCGTTTTAGGGTAATAtatcaattatttatttttattatctatttCTCATTCActgttattttgcattttaaacttttactttttattttttacagACTCAATACCGGTGGGATCCAAATGAAGAAGGGTTAATTCGT is a window of Lactuca sativa cultivar Salinas chromosome 1, Lsat_Salinas_v11, whole genome shotgun sequence DNA encoding:
- the LOC111879255 gene encoding F-box/FBD/LRR-repeat protein At1g13570 gives rise to the protein MDATLIKKRSQGAQSYHFNLCYELPSYVFLCLELKKLKLKNCFFKPPLNFEGFLNLKDLFLRRNDFGANLCGAKINLPQHKQLSLHKCTNVYNFNIKLTKLQNLTVIACPDAMLTTMLREPRVDVGPASNYLESPNLDCTLDRLQTVEIRYLEGSKPELLFIKLLLAHSPSLQKFNLRPSEASDVQKRLDIAVDIMQFPQPSTKAKMFYLNPNLQHADFSIANGNGLCCLHVYLAYRNKRTVVSCGEEDNLSNLPEHLIDSIIERLPIEDVVRTSIISKKWRYRWTTMRVLVFDKNFSNKFASNGDFGRNSLQAIGQWMSFLSRNGVTELVLTYSNQHYELPSYVFSCLDLTKLELRNCIYKPPLEFNGFLNLKELNLEDVDFGTSCGNKINLPKLKKLFLFSCKNVYKFNIKATKLRKLTVIACPDALLLGLLDSPCLISVFISSQDYTQDFVGVEKMNLATMLSNLPRLRYIYTDSKLNLTFISQSLVVEKIPKLLPHAISRLKHMWLIRFQVDDLDQLDVALCLLRNSPKLEKLTVTHLMEHHIDVGPASNRLESPNCLDCTLDQLQVVEMRHLRGSKPELLFIKLLLAHSPSLNKFTITPNGDLDAKKIHDIAKDVMQFPRASTKAKLFYLDP
- the LOC111879256 gene encoding uncharacterized protein LOC111879256; this translates as MDTPKSKDKLSARQDLEMLCDRPLLNPVRDKKGKAWIKKGDYTLERVDVKKVCAWLKKLKFPDGYASNIGNCVNIKNGSFYGFKSHDCHVFMQRLFPLAIRGFVPNMVYEAITELCMFFRVLCSKTLHMEDLYNMKRSIAQTICKLEKIFPPSFFDSMEHLIIHLADEAILGGPVQYRWIYQYESGDILSVFAFPSRRLYEKGGKKRPLKHEELHKAHTYILLNCVEVAPFITKFDRAAQASYQNEPISVLRDKYFAEWFKYKVTGDSTDGSAKHLEPLANGPSNNARSYNGYFVNGYKFHTQEYGKGRATNNYGLCVRGEIYNGEESDYYGLLDEILEINYYDIGRSTVVLFKCTWFDNIRGVVVNKNKLVDVKPTSHIETNDPFCLASQAEHVFYTPYPAVTDELKDLWAVVKTKPRGVYEVTKAETEVALDGSTEANGVFHLDERFELPNEVNVSERLSLASNRTNFEQISSDESEGSEAENQEDDTDEDDRDEPFYFDYYPDEDEC
- the LOC128127604 gene encoding SH3 domain-containing protein C23A1.17-like, with amino-acid sequence MLDKGLACNLFPVRPSPGGRSSSLPNRSGLQHIPLTGGFVPGARSSPLPDPSGLPRIPLTSGSVPGARSSPLPDPSGLPRIHLTGGSVPGAKSSPLPDPSGLPRIPLICGSVPGVRSSPLPDPKGLPRIHLTGGSVPGAKSSPLPDSSGLPRIPLIGGSVPGSGSSPLLDPSGLPHGGFVSGARSSLGPNGLPRIPLPGGLSRTLVRTARSGFSGSSNMGDVNTHMGLTDAIADTGVVQNIGNGIAYGYEMTGNNEDPASDFFYNGPEHENEPEHGHEPESPMV